CGGGTGGCGGCCACGAAAAACGCAGCCGGTGACATGCTGTACCTGGCGTATCGGGGGCACGCCCTGCCGAACATGCGCCGGTATGCCCTGCGCTGGCAAACAGAAAATCTGCACGCCGCGTTGAAAACCAGAGGGTTCAACTTGGAAGATACAGGTCTGACGCGCGCCGAACGAGGGTCTTCGCTCCTGACGGTCGTCAGCGTCGCCTTCATCTGGGCGTGCGTGACGGGCGAGGGCGTGGCACGTCGAACGGCGACCAGAGCAAAGAAACACGGACACCGTGCGGTGTCCGTGTTTCGACTCGGGCTTGATCATCTCCAGGATCTCCTGCTGCATCCCTCTGGCGCGTCCTGGCGCACCTTGAGCACACTCATGCCCTGTTTTGAAGGGTAGTCAGGGCAAAACGGCTTTGCCGAGAGTTTCCACGCTCGGCTGCGCGAGGAGTGTCTCAACCAGGAAGTGTTCTACTCGGCCAGGCACGCTCAGGTGGTGCTGGACGGGTACCGGGCGTTTTACAACACCAGCCGGCCTCATTCCTCTCTGAAGTACTGCACGCCAGACGAATTTGCTCAGCTGGCCAGGCGTCAGGCTGAAGTCCCCCTCTGCGGACAGAGCACTGCAGAGGCGGCCGTCATCCCGACACCTGGGTGAGCACCGACGACCGATGATGTACCCTGCTCTTGAGCCGAGTCTCTACTCGCGATCGTCCAAACTTTGGGGCCAGCCCAGGCGATGGAACAGCCTATGTGCGCTCTTCCCCATATGCTTTGGAATCACACCGTATCACGCCAAACAGAGCGCAGGCCATGAGCCTGGGGAAAGCCCCCAGTGCCCTGGCCTGCGCCCTTCCACCCTTACTTACACAGGTCCGCGGTGCAGATATCCAGCACCGCGTAATCCCGCCCCTGCTGCACCACCAGCTTCAGGTGCAGTTGGCCGCCCTCGTAGGCGTAGCTGTCGCCCGTGGTGGCGTCCAGGCTGCCCAGGGCCACTTTCTTGAGGCGGTTGCGGTTATCAATCCACCAGTCGCGGTACAGGATGGGCTCGCTGCTGGCCGGCAGGGTCAGGCGCAGAGTGTCGCCAGCCTGCCGGCCACTGAGCCCCAGCCGCCACTGCGCGCTGCTGGCACTGGGCGTCAGGGCGTAGGCGTGCCCCACGCGTACCGTGGTGCTGACCGTGGTGTAGCCGCTGGGCGTGCCGCTCAGGCTGAGGCTACCGTGCGGTCCTGCCACCGTCACTGGACCGGGCTTACCGCCCTTCACGTCCTGCACCCATAGCCGGCCATAACTGCCCGTGCACACGCTGGCATTCCACTCGGCCTTGAGCTGGCAGTCCTGGGCGCCTTTCAGGAGGGCACTGCCGGTGACGCTCAGGCCCGCGGTTCCGGTGACGGTGCCGTCGCTGTCTATGAAGGTGGCGGACTTGTCGCCGTCCTTATCGGCCTGGGGGTCAGGCAGGAAGACGCGCAGGCTGCTATCCAGCCAGGTCAGGCCCCGGGCGTTGTTGGCCGGGTTCAGGGGAAAGGCGTTCTTGGTCAGGTAGCCCAGGCCGCTGGCCTTGCGAATGCTGTTCGGCACAAAGGCGGCCAGGGCGGCATCCTGAATGCTCACCTGCCCGTCGTAGAACTGAAAACCGCGAATGGGAAACGCCGCTTCCCAGGGCCGGGGCAGACTACGGCCGCCCTCGCCCTTGGCTTCCCAGCTTTCCGGCTGGCCCACGTTCACGGTTTCGCCCACCAGCAGCCCGCCCTTCAGGACCGAGAGGTGCGAGGCGAAGGTGGCCCCCACCGCGTTGTCGGCCAGCACGGCGCCCTGCAGCACATGGTTTTCCCCGCGCAGCCACACGCCGTGGTCGCGGTGCTTGTAGGCCACAAAGTCGCTGAACACGGCGGGCACGGCGGCACTCTTGGGATCGGCCGGGTTGGTGACCGGATCGTAATACACCGTCTCGGTGAGGCTGCCGTCGGCCTTGGGGCCGTTGTCCACGTTCAGGCCCCGGTCTCCGCTGTGGGCCACGTTGCCGCTGAATTCGCCCAGCGGCGTACGGCGGGGCCACAGCGTGGTTTTACCCGATGCCAGGCCGGTGGGGTGCTGGGGCATGGCGTACCAGAAGCCGGTGCCGTCCACGCCCGCCGCCACGTTGTCCTTGACCGTGTTGGCCGGGTTGGTGATCCAGTACCCCGAGGGCCGCTTGTCGCTGTCCAGCAGCGGGTTCTGCCCCTGCTTGCTGTCCGGGGCCTTCACCCGGGTCACGAGGTTGCCCTGCAGCACGTTGCCGGTTTCGTCGCCGTCTTCCAGAAAGATGCAGTGGCCCAGCGTGTCGTAGGTGACGTTGTTCAGCACCCGCAGGTCATTGGTGCCGTGCACCACCACGCAGCGGTTAAACGAGGCGTGCACGCTGCTGCCGCGCAGGTACGAGGCCGCCGCGCTGCCCAGCAGGTGAAAGTGCAGCGGATAGCGCCGCAGGGTGTTGAGCTGGCCCACGCGGGTGAACTCGGTGCCCTGAATGCGGGCCGTGCTCTTGCCCATGATCATCACGTGGGCGCCCACGCGGCTTTGCACGGCGTCCTCGGTGGCGCCCACCACGATGTTGCGCGACAGCAGGCCCACCTCGGCGCGCTCGTTCACCGCGCGGCCAGACACGGTGATGGGATCGCCCCAGTGGGTGTACTTGAGAGGCGCGCCCAGCGTGACCGTGTTGCCGCTGACGCGCTGCACCGTGACCTGCTCGGTCTGGGCGGGATTGAAGTCGGTGCTGCTCAGGGTCAGGGTGTCGCCGCCCTTCCAGTCGGGGGCGC
This genomic window from Deinococcus aquaedulcis contains:
- a CDS encoding G8 domain-containing protein, encoding MFKARWPLALTLSALLIGCGASTGDSGATPTPPTGAPAPTPQPPAPTPPAPTPSRPGSAWSDPATWGGTVPAAGANVTLPAGKRVILDVSPLALTGLTIPAGSALEFAAKDLTLQSEWIMVHGELRIGREEAPFAHHAEIRLTNTVPGEDVMGMGDRVLGVMDGTLELHGQPRLAWTRLSATARAGSSTLTLERAPDWKGGDTLTLSSTDFNPAQTEQVTVQRVSGNTVTLGAPLKYTHWGDPITVSGRAVNERAEVGLLSRNIVVGATEDAVQSRVGAHVMIMGKSTARIQGTEFTRVGQLNTLRRYPLHFHLLGSAAASYLRGSSVHASFNRCVVVHGTNDLRVLNNVTYDTLGHCIFLEDGDETGNVLQGNLVTRVKAPDSKQGQNPLLDSDKRPSGYWITNPANTVKDNVAAGVDGTGFWYAMPQHPTGLASGKTTLWPRRTPLGEFSGNVAHSGDRGLNVDNGPKADGSLTETVYYDPVTNPADPKSAAVPAVFSDFVAYKHRDHGVWLRGENHVLQGAVLADNAVGATFASHLSVLKGGLLVGETVNVGQPESWEAKGEGGRSLPRPWEAAFPIRGFQFYDGQVSIQDAALAAFVPNSIRKASGLGYLTKNAFPLNPANNARGLTWLDSSLRVFLPDPQADKDGDKSATFIDSDGTVTGTAGLSVTGSALLKGAQDCQLKAEWNASVCTGSYGRLWVQDVKGGKPGPVTVAGPHGSLSLSGTPSGYTTVSTTVRVGHAYALTPSASSAQWRLGLSGRQAGDTLRLTLPASSEPILYRDWWIDNRNRLKKVALGSLDATTGDSYAYEGGQLHLKLVVQQGRDYAVLDICTADLCK